The DNA segment TTGGATCTGTAGCGCAATATTTAAGAATTGCTATTAATTAGCTTTTTTCGGTAAATATTAGTCTAATAATCTCGTAATTTTTCTATAGTTTAGACTTTCATTGGCGCAGCGCCTACTCCGAAGTTATTTGGCTTACTGTTCCTGATAGTTCCACAGCAAACCACCATCAACAAAGAAAGTGCTACCTGTGATGTAGTCAGCCTCAGCCGAAGCGAGAAAAGCTACTAAAGAAGCGACATCTTGCGGTTTTCCCAAGCGACCTAATGGGATATTTTGCCGCAATGCCCCCAATTTGGCTGGATCGTTCAACAGTTTGGTATTAATTGGAGTCTCTATTGCTCCTGGAGCCACATTATTAATCGTAATGCCCAAAGGAGCAAGTTCAATCGCAAGGTTCCGAGTTAGCATTTTCACCCCACCTTTACTCGCACAATAGGCGGCAAAATGTGGAAAAGGCAATTCTTCATGCACCGAACTGATGTTGATAATTTTACCAGGGCGTTTGGTTTCTCTGAGGTGTTGCACCATCGCCTGTGTCGCAAAGAAAACACCTTTCAGGTTGACATTAAGTACCGCATCATAATCAGCTTCAGTTACTTCCCAAAACGGAGCATTCTTTTCAATCCCCGCATTATTTACTAAAATATCAACCTTGCCAAAATGCTCAATGCTATCTGCAACCAGTTGACGCAAATCGTTAATATCACCCAAGTCTGCTTTAACCGTGTAAGCTTGAGAGCTAGGACATTGAGCCAGATAACATTTCCCTCCAGCCGCCTGTACCTTTGCCAAAGTTTCTTCAGCCCCTTCTGGGTGAGAACGATAGTTAATTACCACATCTGCACCTTCTTCGGCAAGTTTGATGGCAATAGCCTGACCAATCCCCTGACTGCTACCAGTTACTAAGGCTACCTTTCCTTTGAGCTTCATAAATCTTCTCCTGCAAGATGATCAAAGTAGAGCGAGTGCATCACCTCTCGAACATTTAATTTCGGACATCAAGATGATTTTTGCCTGAGACTAATCCTGAAAAATAGTGAGAATCGTCTGGGAAGATTTTAACAATACTGGCTACGTGCGAATTACTTGCCTTCTGCGATCGATTTCTGCCATTGGTAGCAGCAAAGTCTCTTCAATCTCTTGGCGCACCTCACGGCTAACATAACACTCTTGATGCAGACATTGAGCCAATAATTGATTAGCACGATAATACTGTATCAGTAAAGTTTTTTGTTCACCATCAAATTGCCAATTGTGAGTAATATTAAAATATTTAAACAACATTTTCTCTAAAAATGATGCCAACTTATTTTGAAGAATAAATTTTCCCGTTTGAATAATTTTATTTGAAGGACTTAGATTATAATATCTGTTATAAAATTTTTCCATACGTTGGTATAGAATTGAATTACCTTTTTTTGCTATTTTTAGGAGTTCGCTTATATTGAGATATAAAGAAACTCCTCTAGATGGTGACACATTAATTTCAACATAGAAATCGCCGGTTTCTTTTGTTTCTTTAACTTGAAGTATAAGTTCGGTTGCAGACTTACTATTTAACTTAGATATTCTTACATTAAGCCATTGTAAAAACTCCTGTATTTTTTCATCTCTTGCTACCGAAATATCTATTTTTTCCTTCATTAACAATACCAATCTATCAGCATTATCAGACATTGCTACTACTAACAAAAAGACTTCACGCCAGCGCTTTTCAAAAATATGACTTACTAATTCTGGTAATGCAGCTTCGGCAGATTGACGTACAATCACGATTTCTCGCGCTGTAAAATATTCGTGAAAAGTGAGATGAGAAAAAGAATAAATATGCTTGGCTCTAGCTACTAATAAACCGTGTTGTGCCTCAATAGATTTTAAAACTACTTCACTATCTAATTGCAACGCTTCTTCATCGATACTTGCACCGGGCAAATTACGAATATATTCGCTAATATATTTTTCTGCTACTTCCTGTTTAAAGAAATATTCTCCGGGTGCAAAAGTATCCCAAGCTATTTTACTCAATAACGCTTCCTTCCTTTGTAACCAAAGTTTTTGATAAACTTTATCTCGTTTAATTCCTCGCTTGGCATCCCATTTTTTCAGCAGTGCATCTAAACCTTCTTTATACAATCTTGCTCGATTATGAGGAAAATCACCTGATTCTTCAAATGCTAAACAAAGTAAGGTTAATAGTAAAGGGTTAGAAGCTAATTCTTGAATAGGTTTATCTTCTTTAATGCGATCCAAAAAAGTTTCAGGTTTAATCGCTTTATTTTTAAACCAATTATTAGCAAAAGTCGTTATTTGCTGCCAATCAAAATCAGCTATCTCTACCTCTGTAAATTGTTCAAAAGTGTATTCCTTCGCGGCAATGCGACAAGTCATTACATATCGGTTATTATGAAAATCTGTAGAAAATTCACGAACTTCCCTTAAAACTCTGTCACTATCTGCTTCTAATACTTCATCTAATCCATCTAATAAAATTAAAGCTTTCCCACTACCTAAAACTTGCTTTAAATCTTCTAGACTAGACTCTTTTATAGAAGATAGAAAGCAATTTAGATAACTTAAAAGATTAATTCCTGACTCTGCAAAGTCTTTGAGAGTGACAAAAAATGGAACTAAATCACCTTGAAACTGACCGTTATTACATTGAATGGCGAGATGCTTCAGAAAAGTAGTTTTTCCCGCACCTGGTTTGCCTAAAATCAATAACTTGCGATATTTAGTCACAGCATCCTGCGCTGGTATTTTTGCTTCAGTAACTTTTCCTAAACCAAAGCGATCAAAATCTTCTAAGTTACAGTCTCTCTGTAATTCAGCTATCTCTTTGCGTCTGCGTCCTAGAATTTTTTCAAGTATATTAACCTGGGTATAAATATGACTCAAACCTATTGGCTGAGTCATATCTAGTATCCGCATTGTTCCGCAGCGATTTTCGATATCTGCTTTGACTTGTTTGCGGAGTTGATTTACTAGCGCATCGATATCTATTTCTGTTTGTTGCTTGTCTGTACTACTTTTTTTTAAACCTGTAATTTCTTGCCAATCTAGTTTGAGGATCTCACAAGCTCTAATAAAAATATCTCTAGCAACTGGTTTACCGTTCAAAAAATTAGAAATTGTCGATCGACGACAACCAACTCTCGTCTCAGCAAAAACCTCTTGTGTCAAATTCAGATCGATCAAAGCACGCTTGGCTTTTTCGAGATATTGCTTCTGTATTTTAAGCGATCGCCCTGTCATTCACTAAACACCAATCCTTTTTCTTATTGTAATCATGTTTTTTACGACAAAATCGACCTAAGTCAGACATTTAGACATAACTCATACACAAAGTCATAACTTCCACAACCCTAATCCAGACATCATCTGCAAGATCCTAAGAATGTAGATGAGAAAGGAATACAAAACAGTGGAAATTAATTGGATTTGGGTGATTGTTTCCCCCTTACTACAACTTTTACTTAC comes from the Merismopedia glauca CCAP 1448/3 genome and includes:
- a CDS encoding NACHT C-terminal helical domain 2-containing protein, whose protein sequence is MIDLNLTQEVFAETRVGCRRSTISNFLNGKPVARDIFIRACEILKLDWQEITGLKKSSTDKQQTEIDIDALVNQLRKQVKADIENRCGTMRILDMTQPIGLSHIYTQVNILEKILGRRRKEIAELQRDCNLEDFDRFGLGKVTEAKIPAQDAVTKYRKLLILGKPGAGKTTFLKHLAIQCNNGQFQGDLVPFFVTLKDFAESGINLLSYLNCFLSSIKESSLEDLKQVLGSGKALILLDGLDEVLEADSDRVLREVREFSTDFHNNRYVMTCRIAAKEYTFEQFTEVEIADFDWQQITTFANNWFKNKAIKPETFLDRIKEDKPIQELASNPLLLTLLCLAFEESGDFPHNRARLYKEGLDALLKKWDAKRGIKRDKVYQKLWLQRKEALLSKIAWDTFAPGEYFFKQEVAEKYISEYIRNLPGASIDEEALQLDSEVVLKSIEAQHGLLVARAKHIYSFSHLTFHEYFTAREIVIVRQSAEAALPELVSHIFEKRWREVFLLVVAMSDNADRLVLLMKEKIDISVARDEKIQEFLQWLNVRISKLNSKSATELILQVKETKETGDFYVEINVSPSRGVSLYLNISELLKIAKKGNSILYQRMEKFYNRYYNLSPSNKIIQTGKFILQNKLASFLEKMLFKYFNITHNWQFDGEQKTLLIQYYRANQLLAQCLHQECYVSREVRQEIEETLLLPMAEIDRRRQVIRT
- a CDS encoding glucose 1-dehydrogenase, translated to MKLKGKVALVTGSSQGIGQAIAIKLAEEGADVVINYRSHPEGAEETLAKVQAAGGKCYLAQCPSSQAYTVKADLGDINDLRQLVADSIEHFGKVDILVNNAGIEKNAPFWEVTEADYDAVLNVNLKGVFFATQAMVQHLRETKRPGKIINISSVHEELPFPHFAAYCASKGGVKMLTRNLAIELAPLGITINNVAPGAIETPINTKLLNDPAKLGALRQNIPLGRLGKPQDVASLVAFLASAEADYITGSTFFVDGGLLWNYQEQ